The genomic window GGAATGTATAAAGATGATCCCAAACTTTACCCATCAGATCTAGACTATTTCGATGGTCTTTGCTCTATTCATTTTTATGAGGCATATTATTACATGAAGGAAAGACTTGACTGGAAAATGAATATCTTTCGCTGTATGATTAATGCCACAGTTGTAGTTGTTAAGGGTGGTGTAATTCGTGTCATTGGGTATGTGCCTTTTCATAAAATCAAGGAGCTTTACTTGATTAACACTCAGTTATATACTGTGCCAGGTAAACAACTTTCACACATTCGTACTTTagaaaaatttgtatttacacACAACAGTGCAACTCAAGTTCTTAGACTCAAGTTCAAGTTCTTCAACTAAATTCTTAGACATGCCGAAACTTCAGTATGTGGATCTTAATTCAAACCAAATTACTCTACAATCATGCTGCATAGATGTTTTATCTGGTACTCCTCAAATCAGATATTTAAATTTGAGCTTAAATCCACAAATTTCTCTTGATAAAGGAGGATTTGAAGGACTTGAATCCCTAGAAATTTTAGATTTTCATCATACAAAGCTTTTAGGTATAGGATCTTTTACACTTTTGtctaatttaaaaaatctgaggTATCTGGATATTTCTTATTCAAGCGTAACCTTTGTTAACGTATATTGCTTTTATGGACTGAGCAGTCTTAAAGTTCTCAAGATGGCTGGCAATAGTTTTCAAGGTGATgtagcaaattatttatttaacaatcttACATTTTTAGAGCACCTTGATATGTCATACTGTCATGTGGTAGAAATACATTTAACGTCATTTAAAAACCTTCAAAGACTTAGACATTTGAATCTCAGAGGAAACAATTTAATGAGTATAGATTTTCTCACCGACCCAAACCTTAAACAATTAACAACATTTTATGTCAATAAAAACAGTATAACCACCATCCCACTTGACATTCTCCAAAAGTTGCCCATGAACCTTTCAGAGTTTGATTTGTCTTTTAACCCAATTGATTGCTCCTGCTCTCAGACTGATTTTATGTTGTGGATTATCAATAATCAGAGAGTTTTGAAACAGCCAGAAAATATTTTGTGCAAAACTATTTCACCAAACTCAGATTTTAGAGTAACAGACTTTGACATTGACCACTGTGTCTACAAGAAAAAACTCATAATTGTTTTACCAGTATTTTGTATAGTGTTTATAGTTGTGTTATCAATCTTGGTTTACAGGTTTCAATTTTATTTGCGCTATTGTTGGATTTTACTGAGAGGCTACAGATCACCTGGACAGCAAGAATGTTCTTATGACGCATTTGTGATTTTCTCCAGCTATGATGAAGCTTGGGTCATAAATGAACTGATGGAGAATCTGGAGAACGGTGTGCCatttattcagctttgccttCACATGCGGGACTTTCAAGCGGGGAAGTCAATCGCCTCCAACATTATAGATGAAGGAATAATGGGCAGCCGTAAGATCATTGTGGTCGTGTCTCAACACTTTATTGATAGTGCCTGGTGTCGTTTTGAGTTTGAATTAGCTCAGTCTCGGTTTGTGGTGGAACGCAAtgccaacatcatcatcattattctgGAAGATGTTGCGGAGAGGAAAACTAAGAAAGTGCTTGGTCTTCATAAGCATCTGAAGAAGAACACATACCTGAAGTGGAGCAGAGACCCTTTAAGCAACATGAGATTCTGGATACGACTCAGGAAAGCAATTGTTGCTACATAGCAGTAATATTGCATCTATCCTTCATgtattatatgttaaataaataatcagtcaTCCTTGCAACCACAAATGTATAAAACAATCATTGATCTCTATGTTCTGATCGACAGTCTTTTCGCAGGGTAAATTATATAGCTAGAAACGCTAATAAATTAGCTTTTGTTCATCTTTGGAGTGCACATTATAAACAAATAACTTCCCTCGTTGAAACAAAAGGAGAAGTGAGAGTTGCTTGCTCAAAGTACAATAAAAGAGAACAAACATTTATGTCAATTGGTATGTGTTTTAGATGAGAGCTTACTGCTTCACATCCACCGATGAGTGAGTTTGTTAAGTAATATTCCAGATGCCGTGATAAAAGAGCTGTTATCGTGTTAGTaaatttgtatttgaatttgctgacaattttgttttgtttttttaacgttAAATTTACCATATATCTTAACTTAAGTAAGATAATTTTAAA from Danio rerio strain Tuebingen ecotype United States chromosome 13, GRCz12tu, whole genome shotgun sequence includes these protein-coding regions:
- the tlr4al gene encoding toll-like receptor 4a, like (The RefSeq protein has 12 substitutions, 1 frameshift, 1 non-frameshifting indel compared to this genomic sequence); this encodes MNFFTISAFIIYFPIGAGQSCTEIIENLHYSCMGRNLSYIPSRIPSSVQTLDFSFNDLKWLKKTVFPVFTFLRVLDLSRCHIRQIENDAFYNVKNLTTLFLTGNPIIYFAPGCLNTLYNLQRLVLVDIGLESLQLNINNLTKLQELNVGTNYIQSMTLPPFMSTFKDFSLLDLHANNISIIRTNHTVVLREIGKNMTLILSRNPLLHIEPGSFKGVHLVELDIRSTFVSFASKKQGLNGLHGLNVTRLMFGMYKDDPKLYPSDLDYFDGLCSIHFYEAYYYMKERLDWKMNIFRCMINATVVVVKGGVIRVIGYVPFHKIKELYLINTQLYTVPGKQLSHIRTLEKFVFTHNSATQVEKFLDMPKLQYVDLNSNQITLQSCCIDVLSGTPQIRYLNLSLNPQISLDKGGFEGLESLEILDFHHTKLLGIGSFTLLSNLKNLRYLDISYSSVTFVNVYCFYGLSSLKVLKMAGNSFQGDVANYLFNNLTFLEHLDISYCHVIEIHLTSFKNLQRLRHLNLRGNNLMSIDFLTDPNLKQLTTFYVNKNSITTIPLDILQKLPMNLSEFDLSFNPIDCSCSQTDFMLWIINNQRVLKQPENILCKTISPNSDFRVTDFDIDHCVYKKKLIIALLVFCVVFIVVLSILVYRFQFYLRYCWILLRGYRSPGQQECSYDAFVIFSSYDEAWVMNELMENLENGVPPIQLCLHMRDFQAGKSIASNIIDEGIMGSRKIIVVVSQHFIDSAWCRFEFELAQSRFVVERNANIIIIILEDVAERKTKKVLGLHKHLKKNTYLKWSRDPLSNMRFWIRLRKAIVAT